One Streptosporangium sp. NBC_01495 DNA window includes the following coding sequences:
- a CDS encoding MFS transporter — protein sequence MTAILDREDAPSAPPTLWTRDFSFYFAARVVSLLGDAMMPVATALAVGAIYGVSGVGYVLAVWTAPFVLFVLFGGVFSDRFGARAMMVGADLVRIVTQGVLAVAFFTGTPPLWLLIVASALAGTAAAMFQPGVNGMVPLVAKDPQRANGTLKIADAATQLGGPVLAGVLMALTGAGAVYALDAATFLVSGLCLLLIRLAPAVRAGESSTVLFDLRRGWVEFRSRSWMWSVILVWVFFGMFVFGPSIPLGSRLIGDRLGEAAYGWAMAALGAGTVIGGLVAIRFRPGRPLAAGALALTGFTCIPLSVALELPLLPLMAGHLLGGASWAFWSVMWSTSVQTQVAPDVLNRVTAYEVAGSVSGVAVGQALIGPVSSIVEPRDLLFVSTGVTAAVCAALLLIPPIRRLRRV from the coding sequence ATGACCGCGATTCTCGACCGTGAAGATGCCCCGAGCGCCCCGCCCACGCTCTGGACCAGGGATTTCTCCTTCTATTTCGCGGCCCGGGTGGTGTCGCTGCTGGGCGACGCCATGATGCCGGTCGCGACGGCGCTGGCGGTCGGGGCCATCTACGGCGTCTCGGGCGTGGGGTATGTTCTCGCCGTCTGGACGGCGCCCTTCGTGCTGTTCGTGCTGTTCGGCGGGGTCTTCTCCGACCGGTTCGGCGCACGCGCCATGATGGTCGGCGCGGACCTGGTGCGGATCGTCACCCAGGGCGTGCTCGCCGTCGCGTTCTTCACCGGAACCCCGCCGCTGTGGCTGCTGATAGTCGCCTCCGCGCTGGCGGGCACGGCCGCCGCGATGTTCCAGCCCGGCGTCAACGGCATGGTCCCGCTGGTCGCGAAGGACCCCCAGCGGGCCAACGGCACCCTCAAGATCGCTGACGCGGCCACCCAGCTCGGCGGCCCGGTCCTGGCCGGAGTGCTGATGGCGCTGACCGGTGCGGGCGCCGTCTACGCCCTCGACGCGGCCACCTTCCTGGTCAGCGGCCTCTGCCTGCTCCTGATCAGGCTCGCCCCCGCCGTCAGGGCTGGGGAGTCCTCGACGGTCCTGTTCGACCTGCGGCGCGGCTGGGTGGAGTTCCGCTCCCGCAGCTGGATGTGGTCGGTGATCCTGGTCTGGGTCTTCTTCGGCATGTTCGTCTTCGGCCCCTCCATCCCGCTCGGCTCCCGGCTGATCGGCGACCGCCTGGGGGAAGCCGCCTACGGCTGGGCGATGGCCGCCCTCGGCGCCGGCACCGTGATCGGCGGCCTGGTCGCGATCCGCTTCCGCCCCGGCCGCCCCCTGGCCGCGGGCGCGCTCGCCCTGACCGGTTTCACCTGCATCCCGCTGTCGGTCGCCCTGGAGCTTCCGCTTCTCCCGCTGATGGCGGGCCATCTGCTCGGCGGCGCCTCCTGGGCGTTCTGGTCGGTGATGTGGTCGACGAGCGTCCAGACGCAGGTGGCCCCGGATGTCCTCAACCGGGTGACCGCCTACGAGGTCGCCGGCTCGGTCTCGGGCGTGGCCGTGGGCCAGGCCCTTATCGGCCCGGTCTCCTCGATCGTCGAACCCCGGGACCTGCTGTTCGTCTCGACCGGCGTCACCGCCGCCGTCTGCGCCGCCCTTCTGCTCATCCCGCCGATCCGCCGCCTGCGCCGGGTCTGA
- a CDS encoding ATP-binding protein, producing the protein MKNPSFIPPPSVRDDKNTREAYWDLPADLEVVGAARRLVREVLVAWGISAVAEDVTMVVSELVSNAVVHGKAPITLSLHRHGRIVCGEVTDHSIVWPSPLPAGPDSEHGRGLAIVTAYADRWGVESAPEGKTVWFVCVEPGSR; encoded by the coding sequence ATGAAGAACCCTAGCTTCATCCCTCCACCCTCTGTAAGAGACGACAAGAACACCCGGGAGGCGTACTGGGATCTGCCCGCCGATCTCGAAGTGGTCGGCGCGGCGCGTCGGCTGGTGCGGGAAGTCCTCGTCGCCTGGGGCATCTCCGCCGTGGCGGAGGACGTGACCATGGTGGTGTCCGAGCTGGTGAGCAACGCGGTCGTGCACGGGAAGGCGCCGATCACGCTCTCGCTGCACCGGCACGGGCGGATCGTGTGCGGGGAGGTCACCGACCACAGCATCGTGTGGCCGAGCCCGCTTCCGGCAGGCCCGGATTCAGAACACGGTCGCGGGCTGGCGATCGTCACGGCCTATGCCGACCGGTGGGGAGTCGAGTCCGCGCCGGAGGGCAAGACCGTCTGGTTCGTCTGCGTGGAGCCGGGATCCCGATGA
- a CDS encoding DegT/DnrJ/EryC1/StrS family aminotransferase: protein MNSPLALLGGAPTVTQTGPHFTWPPLSETTVAAVLSQLGQGVSIYNRSGVIELLENELCEYHGTAHAILTSSGTAALHSMYAACELGPGDEVIVPAYTFFATVTPLLHLGAVPVLADCDEFGNLDPQDVVRRITPITKAVVVTHMWGQPAAMQALKAVTDEHGLMLLEDGSHAHGATVDGRRIGTFGRAAAFSMNGPKPLSAGEGGFVLTGDDEVYYRVLLHSHYNKRCRSELPSGHPLYRYATTGMGLKSRIHPLAASIALDQLGHLDDYLKGRVATAAYLCERLSELPGIIVPERPLGVRASWYGLPLRYATSELDGLPIERFYEALHAERCREVDRPGSTCPLNLLPLFQEPGPLFPEYGERLKYSPGAFPRAEAIHRSTLKLPVWHREEDMPLVDSYIEAFRKVTENYRDLL, encoded by the coding sequence GTGAACTCGCCCCTGGCGCTGCTCGGTGGTGCACCGACCGTTACCCAGACTGGGCCGCACTTCACTTGGCCGCCACTGAGTGAGACCACTGTGGCGGCCGTGCTGAGCCAGCTCGGGCAAGGTGTCTCGATCTACAACCGCTCCGGTGTCATCGAACTGCTGGAGAACGAGCTGTGCGAATACCACGGCACCGCGCACGCCATCCTCACCAGTTCGGGTACGGCGGCGCTCCACTCGATGTACGCGGCCTGCGAGCTTGGGCCGGGGGATGAGGTGATCGTGCCCGCGTACACGTTCTTCGCCACGGTTACGCCACTGCTGCACCTGGGCGCGGTCCCCGTCCTGGCCGACTGTGACGAGTTCGGCAACCTCGATCCGCAGGACGTCGTACGACGGATCACCCCGATCACCAAGGCTGTGGTCGTCACGCATATGTGGGGGCAGCCAGCCGCGATGCAGGCGCTCAAGGCCGTTACGGATGAGCACGGCCTGATGCTCCTGGAGGACGGTTCGCATGCCCACGGTGCGACCGTCGACGGTCGGCGGATCGGCACCTTCGGACGTGCCGCCGCCTTCAGCATGAACGGACCCAAGCCGCTCTCGGCAGGGGAAGGTGGCTTCGTCCTGACCGGCGACGATGAGGTCTACTACCGCGTACTGCTGCACAGCCATTACAACAAGCGGTGTCGCAGCGAACTGCCATCCGGCCACCCGCTCTACCGTTACGCCACCACCGGCATGGGGCTCAAGTCCCGCATCCACCCGCTGGCAGCCAGTATCGCCCTTGATCAACTCGGGCATCTGGACGACTACCTGAAAGGACGTGTCGCCACTGCGGCGTATCTGTGCGAGCGCCTGTCCGAGTTGCCGGGCATCATCGTGCCGGAACGGCCGCTCGGCGTGCGGGCCTCCTGGTACGGCTTGCCGCTCCGCTACGCCACGAGCGAGCTTGACGGCCTGCCCATCGAACGCTTCTACGAGGCGCTGCACGCCGAGAGATGCCGCGAGGTGGATCGGCCCGGTTCGACCTGTCCGCTCAATCTTCTACCGCTGTTCCAGGAGCCAGGGCCGCTGTTCCCCGAGTACGGCGAAAGGCTCAAGTATTCGCCCGGTGCCTTCCCGAGGGCGGAGGCGATCCACCGCAGCACCCTCAAGCTTCCGGTATGGCACAGGGAGGAGGATATGCCGCTGGTCGATAGCTATATCGAGGCGTTCCGCAAGGTGACTGAGAATTATCGCGACCTTCTCTAG
- a CDS encoding Gfo/Idh/MocA family protein, whose amino-acid sequence MKLRAGVVGLGKQALEDHIPGLRSSDGAELVAICDENPEIVREHQYQLRVNGYTDFREMFRAEQLDMVVVTVPHHIGRTVIETAAEHRVHVLKEKPFATSMSEARELAKRCEESGIQLMVTLQRRFNPIYTSFTQLADQIGTPFVVDAQYALFIDDPSEGWRGLTAKAGGGCVIDMGYHLIDMILWYFGLPDRVLADISVGARPDREYDAEDTALIHFGYDSGLYGSLLLSRFIGPKTERIRLVGSKGMVHLERGRIQRLTNGGDVIESLSREQAWPSAATCQIDYFCRVIEGLRPNTSGPKENLAHMSFIAACYESAKTHVYINPKEML is encoded by the coding sequence GTGAAGCTGCGCGCCGGTGTGGTCGGTCTCGGTAAGCAGGCCCTGGAAGACCACATTCCGGGCCTCCGTTCGTCCGATGGTGCCGAGCTGGTGGCGATCTGCGATGAGAACCCCGAGATCGTTCGTGAGCATCAGTACCAGCTCCGTGTCAACGGCTACACCGACTTCCGGGAGATGTTCAGGGCCGAGCAGCTCGATATGGTAGTTGTCACCGTTCCCCACCACATCGGCCGGACGGTTATCGAAACCGCAGCCGAACATCGCGTTCATGTGCTGAAAGAGAAGCCGTTTGCCACCAGCATGAGCGAGGCGCGGGAACTCGCGAAGCGGTGCGAGGAGTCCGGTATTCAGCTCATGGTCACGCTGCAACGCCGCTTCAATCCGATCTACACCAGCTTCACACAACTCGCCGATCAGATCGGCACGCCGTTCGTCGTGGACGCGCAGTACGCATTGTTCATCGATGACCCCTCGGAGGGTTGGCGCGGCCTGACCGCCAAGGCCGGTGGCGGCTGCGTCATCGACATGGGCTACCACCTGATCGACATGATCCTGTGGTACTTCGGCCTGCCGGATCGTGTGCTGGCCGACATCTCGGTGGGTGCCCGGCCGGATCGTGAATACGACGCCGAGGACACCGCGCTCATCCACTTCGGCTACGACAGCGGCTTGTACGGCTCGCTGCTGCTGTCGCGCTTCATCGGTCCGAAGACCGAACGGATCCGCTTGGTTGGCAGCAAGGGCATGGTGCACCTGGAGCGCGGTCGTATCCAGAGGCTCACCAACGGTGGCGACGTCATCGAATCACTGTCACGTGAGCAGGCATGGCCGTCGGCGGCCACTTGCCAGATCGACTACTTCTGCAGGGTCATCGAGGGCTTGCGGCCGAACACCAGCGGTCCGAAAGAGAACCTGGCGCACATGAGTTTCATCGCCGCCTGCTACGAGTCCGCCAAGACCCACGTCTACATCAACCCCAAGGAGATGCTGTGA
- the sigJ gene encoding RNA polymerase sigma factor SigJ translates to MTTPSEPGDGRFEPGLSAIMSERRQLINLSYRLLGSLADAEDVVQETYARWYAMSRQQREAIESPGAWLTTVASRVCLDLLGSARARRESYVGEWVPEPLPDRAEWISGRPGGTPADPADRVTLDESVTMAFLVVLDSMTPAERVAFVLHDVFRYPFAEVAEIVGRTPVACRQLASSARRRIRASQAPATPAARRADIVRAFKQAWEAKDIDALIGLLDPDATGIADGGGLVSAVLRPIEGAEQIAHYAVDIVSRVPDLVILERTVNGEPGLVVQQDGVTVVVMALDVAGDRIKHLWAVRNPDKLRPWTMGP, encoded by the coding sequence GTGACCACCCCATCCGAGCCAGGAGACGGCCGGTTCGAGCCGGGCCTGAGCGCGATCATGAGCGAGCGGCGTCAGCTGATCAATCTCTCCTACCGGCTTCTCGGCTCCCTGGCCGATGCCGAGGACGTCGTCCAGGAGACCTACGCCCGCTGGTACGCCATGTCCCGGCAACAGCGGGAGGCCATCGAATCCCCCGGCGCCTGGCTGACGACCGTCGCCAGCCGGGTCTGTCTCGACCTGCTCGGCTCGGCGCGGGCCCGGCGTGAGAGCTACGTGGGTGAATGGGTCCCCGAGCCGTTGCCCGACCGTGCGGAGTGGATCAGTGGGCGGCCGGGCGGCACCCCGGCCGACCCCGCCGACCGGGTCACCCTGGACGAGTCGGTCACCATGGCCTTCCTCGTCGTGCTCGACTCGATGACCCCGGCCGAGCGGGTCGCGTTCGTCCTGCACGACGTCTTCCGCTACCCCTTCGCCGAGGTGGCCGAGATCGTCGGCCGTACCCCCGTGGCCTGCCGTCAGCTGGCCTCCTCGGCCCGCCGTCGCATCCGCGCCTCACAGGCTCCCGCGACCCCGGCGGCCCGGCGCGCCGACATTGTCAGGGCCTTCAAGCAGGCATGGGAGGCTAAGGACATCGACGCCCTCATCGGCCTCCTCGACCCAGACGCCACGGGGATCGCCGACGGCGGCGGCCTGGTCAGTGCCGTGCTCCGCCCGATCGAAGGCGCCGAGCAGATCGCGCACTACGCCGTCGACATCGTCTCCAGGGTGCCCGACCTGGTGATCCTGGAGCGTACGGTCAACGGTGAGCCCGGCCTGGTGGTTCAGCAGGACGGTGTCACCGTGGTGGTGATGGCGTTGGATGTCGCGGGCGATCGGATCAAGCACCTCTGGGCGGTACGCAACCCCGACAAGCTCCGGCCGTGGACGATGGGGCCATAG
- a CDS encoding NUDIX domain-containing protein: MDQSSHFEELGAEADRDGVQRFVVGAVVQRDGKVLLLRRPENDFMGGIFELPSGKVEAGEALDSALIREVKEETGLDVAAIRDYLGCFDYTSGSGKKSRQFNFAVDVIIAEPVMLQEHDAYTWSALADEPPVTDAVKVIIGKYRELQSE; encoded by the coding sequence ATGGATCAGTCTTCTCACTTCGAAGAACTCGGTGCCGAGGCCGACCGCGACGGCGTTCAGCGATTCGTCGTCGGCGCGGTCGTGCAGCGTGACGGAAAGGTGCTTCTCCTCCGGCGGCCGGAGAATGATTTCATGGGCGGTATCTTCGAGCTACCCAGTGGCAAGGTCGAGGCGGGCGAAGCGCTGGACTCGGCGCTGATCCGGGAGGTCAAAGAGGAGACCGGCCTCGACGTCGCGGCTATCCGCGACTACCTGGGATGCTTCGACTACACCTCCGGTAGCGGCAAGAAGAGCCGTCAGTTCAATTTCGCCGTGGACGTGATCATTGCCGAGCCCGTCATGCTCCAGGAGCATGACGCCTACACCTGGAGTGCGCTCGCCGATGAGCCGCCCGTGACGGACGCGGTGAAGGTAATTATCGGAAAGTATCGAGAACTGCAGAGTGAGTAG
- a CDS encoding 5-formyltetrahydrofolate cyclo-ligase encodes MDTDQAKQAIRERVWALLEHERAAPPGVHGRIPTFFGAEAAADRLAELPVWQAARVIKSVPDKAQLPVRARALAEGRLVYMAVPRLAEELPFYLLDPATLTVPPTEAASSKVAATVARKIGVDDMRPVDLIVCGSVAVNRHGVRLGKGAGYSDIEVALLQEAGLIGPETTIVTTVHSLQVVDDELPETKHDFSVDLIVTPDEVIECEPPRRPQGLYWDRLSQEKIDTIPILAAMKNDL; translated from the coding sequence GTGGACACCGACCAGGCCAAACAGGCGATCCGCGAGCGAGTATGGGCGCTGCTGGAGCACGAGCGGGCCGCACCGCCCGGTGTCCACGGCCGTATCCCCACCTTCTTCGGAGCCGAAGCCGCCGCCGACCGTCTGGCCGAGCTGCCCGTGTGGCAGGCCGCCCGGGTCATCAAGTCCGTACCGGACAAGGCACAGCTCCCGGTCCGAGCGCGGGCACTCGCCGAGGGCCGGTTGGTCTACATGGCCGTGCCCAGGCTGGCCGAGGAGCTGCCGTTCTACCTGCTCGATCCGGCGACGCTGACCGTGCCCCCGACCGAAGCCGCGTCGAGCAAGGTGGCCGCGACCGTGGCACGAAAGATCGGCGTGGACGATATGCGTCCGGTCGATCTAATCGTGTGCGGCAGCGTCGCGGTCAACCGGCATGGCGTCCGTCTGGGTAAGGGCGCCGGCTACTCCGACATCGAGGTGGCCCTGCTACAAGAGGCGGGACTGATCGGGCCGGAGACGACCATCGTGACAACAGTGCACTCTCTACAGGTGGTCGACGACGAACTGCCGGAAACCAAGCATGACTTCAGCGTCGATCTGATCGTGACGCCGGATGAGGTCATCGAGTGCGAACCGCCACGCCGACCGCAGGGACTGTACTGGGACAGGTTGAGCCAGGAAAAAATCGATACTATCCCTATCCTGGCGGCAATGAAAAACGATCTATAG
- a CDS encoding DUF397 domain-containing protein → MNFIQSNFTWRKASLSSAGGQNCVEVVTLPGRWLLDRGIAGTRALLEETDLPVETIAQRVGLSSAVNLRRRFHNALNTTPAAYRRSFR, encoded by the coding sequence ATGAACTTTATACAATCCAATTTTACCTGGCGCAAAGCCTCCCTCAGCTCGGCAGGGGGACAGAACTGCGTCGAGGTCGTGACACTCCCCGGTCGCTGGCTGCTCGACCGGGGCATCGCCGGCACCCGCGCCCTGCTGGAGGAGACCGACCTTCCGGTGGAGACGATCGCCCAGCGCGTCGGCCTGTCCTCGGCGGTCAACCTGCGCCGCCGCTTCCACAACGCGCTGAACACCACCCCGGCCGCCTACCGGCGCTCCTTCCGCTGA
- a CDS encoding helix-turn-helix domain-containing protein: MASRRQRFAQRRKTVGFSQERLAERLGIDRSTVTRWESGETEPLPWLRPKLARVLQVSIEQLDELLAEAGEPEAIADERLNHALEHPGSVDLVAVARLRERVRELDVRYDKAPSASLLADAGQCSGQVGFLRAHAATSRVRRELFAVEAEAATLMGQLVWDASQRRDHATARAYFGQAMEAARQIHDPTAEGLALLRTSFVALYGEKDPQAGLALAMQTAEAVKGNSHVLTGLAILHTAEARAMLGQRQDCERALGRAQMHFERIDTADAAADLFSPTQHGRLAGSCYLFLNDAGRAEPILESTVQALRDRSKSRAIVLGNLALACIRQKKLDEAAAWLHSAMEVVEMTWGGGGLGIVFGACRELRPWRRLPVVQDVYDRLLTLMAAA; this comes from the coding sequence ATGGCATCACGGCGGCAGCGGTTCGCGCAGCGTCGGAAAACCGTGGGCTTCAGCCAAGAGCGGTTGGCCGAACGGCTCGGCATCGACCGGTCGACGGTGACACGCTGGGAGTCGGGCGAGACCGAACCGCTGCCCTGGTTGCGTCCGAAGCTGGCGCGCGTCCTCCAGGTGTCCATCGAGCAGCTTGACGAGTTACTCGCCGAGGCCGGAGAACCTGAGGCGATTGCCGATGAGCGACTGAACCACGCCCTCGAACACCCCGGCAGTGTCGATCTTGTGGCCGTGGCTCGGCTGCGTGAGCGTGTACGAGAGCTCGATGTCCGCTACGACAAGGCGCCGTCCGCCTCTCTGCTGGCTGACGCCGGGCAGTGCTCGGGGCAGGTCGGCTTCCTCAGAGCGCACGCCGCCACGAGCCGGGTGCGCCGCGAACTGTTCGCGGTCGAGGCCGAGGCGGCAACACTCATGGGGCAGCTTGTCTGGGACGCCTCACAGCGCCGTGATCACGCCACGGCTCGCGCCTACTTCGGGCAAGCAATGGAAGCAGCTCGGCAGATTCACGATCCAACAGCCGAAGGGCTGGCCTTGCTTCGGACGAGCTTTGTTGCCCTCTACGGCGAGAAAGACCCGCAAGCCGGATTGGCACTAGCCATGCAGACGGCCGAGGCGGTCAAAGGCAACAGCCACGTTCTGACAGGCCTCGCCATCTTGCACACGGCGGAGGCACGAGCCATGCTCGGGCAACGGCAGGACTGCGAACGGGCCTTGGGCCGGGCACAGATGCATTTCGAACGGATCGACACCGCGGACGCGGCGGCCGATCTGTTCTCACCGACCCAGCATGGCCGGTTGGCGGGCTCCTGTTACCTCTTCCTCAACGACGCCGGGCGCGCTGAGCCGATCCTTGAAAGTACGGTGCAAGCCCTCCGCGATCGGTCGAAGTCCCGAGCCATCGTGCTCGGCAATCTGGCCCTCGCCTGTATCCGTCAGAAGAAGCTCGACGAGGCCGCCGCCTGGCTGCACAGCGCCATGGAAGTGGTAGAGATGACCTGGGGTGGCGGTGGGCTCGGCATCGTCTTCGGAGCGTGCCGGGAACTGCGTCCCTGGCGACGGTTGCCGGTCGTCCAGGACGTGTACGACCGTCTGCTCACCCTTATGGCGGCAGCGTAA
- a CDS encoding GlxA family transcriptional regulator, which yields MRHRVVALVGPTQEMYPVTCASAVFGYHGPDIPRLYDFRLCAERPGPIPTTLGADIVVHDGLEALAEADTILIAGWCPGPDFSAELGAAVLAAHGRGARIVGICAGVHVPASLGLLDGRGAAAHWELTHELGRRYPRVRADATVLYVDHGDVATAGATATTVDLCLNQVRRDHGAALAMRIGRQLAAAPHREGRQRQYPALPTSGPVPDSLAPLLDWITANLDRPLTLEDMATRSGMSARTLSRHFTGQLGISPGRWLLDRRIAGTRALLEETDLPVETIAQRVGLSSAVNLRRRFHNALNTTPAAYRRSFR from the coding sequence ATGAGGCATCGCGTGGTCGCCCTGGTCGGCCCCACCCAGGAGATGTACCCGGTGACCTGCGCGTCCGCCGTGTTCGGCTACCACGGTCCTGACATCCCCCGGCTCTACGACTTCCGGCTCTGCGCCGAGCGGCCCGGCCCGATCCCGACCACGCTGGGCGCCGACATCGTCGTCCACGACGGCCTGGAGGCCCTGGCGGAAGCCGACACGATCCTCATCGCGGGCTGGTGCCCCGGGCCGGACTTCTCCGCCGAACTCGGCGCGGCGGTCCTGGCCGCCCACGGCCGCGGCGCGCGGATCGTCGGGATCTGCGCGGGCGTCCACGTCCCGGCGAGCCTGGGCCTGCTGGACGGTCGCGGCGCCGCGGCCCACTGGGAGCTCACCCACGAGCTGGGCCGTCGCTACCCGAGGGTCCGCGCCGACGCGACCGTCCTGTACGTCGACCACGGCGACGTCGCGACGGCGGGCGCCACGGCCACCACCGTCGACTTGTGCCTCAACCAGGTCAGGCGCGACCACGGCGCGGCCCTCGCCATGCGGATCGGCCGGCAGCTGGCGGCGGCCCCGCACCGGGAGGGCCGCCAGCGCCAGTACCCCGCGCTGCCGACGAGCGGGCCGGTCCCCGACTCCCTCGCCCCGCTCCTCGACTGGATAACCGCCAACCTCGACCGGCCGCTGACCCTGGAGGACATGGCGACCCGGTCGGGGATGTCGGCGCGCACCCTCAGCCGCCACTTCACCGGGCAACTCGGCATCTCCCCCGGTCGCTGGCTGCTCGACCGGCGCATCGCCGGCACCCGCGCCCTGCTGGAGGAGACCGACCTTCCGGTCGAGACGATCGCCCAGCGCGTCGGCCTGTCCTCTGCGGTCAACCTGCGCCGCCGCTTCCACAACGCGCTGAACACCACCCCGGCCGCCTACCGGCGCTCCTTCCGCTGA